Proteins found in one Salinimonas lutimaris genomic segment:
- the lptF gene encoding LPS export ABC transporter permease LptF, with product MLIFRYLIKETLKSQLAIFLILMAIFVTLRFVRVLGDASDGDIPAGLVLGFLGLYAPILASLVMPISAYLGIMLAHGRFYVDSEMTVMRACGISEWYITRVMLFLSLFIMVITGFITLYLAPTAADSEYQLREKARSEAGLTALIPGRFQQTGNEKAVIFVHDIDNQNERLKRVFLSQNHPEDNQAEVRVVYADEGYIRNNPDGTRNLVLQDGVQYEGVQTQKDYRKVEFDEYQIQIADESNEEPRRKVSTLPTEELWDDNSTEARAELQWRLAIPLSIPFLTLIAVPLSAVDPRQGRFGKMFPAILLYLGYFLLLLASRRVLADGKLPIELGLWWVHITMAIIGVVLIARDRKMGTELRAWLKRKK from the coding sequence ATGCTGATATTTCGCTACCTGATAAAGGAAACGCTGAAGTCACAACTGGCGATTTTTCTCATACTGATGGCAATTTTTGTCACCTTACGTTTTGTGCGTGTACTGGGTGATGCATCAGATGGTGATATCCCGGCCGGGCTGGTGCTCGGTTTTCTTGGCTTATATGCCCCCATTCTTGCTTCCCTGGTTATGCCAATCAGTGCCTATCTGGGAATTATGCTGGCGCACGGCCGGTTTTATGTTGACTCAGAAATGACCGTTATGCGGGCCTGTGGTATCAGTGAATGGTACATCACCCGGGTCATGCTGTTTTTATCGCTGTTCATTATGGTAATAACCGGATTCATTACACTTTATCTTGCGCCCACTGCCGCCGATAGTGAGTACCAACTACGCGAAAAAGCTCGCAGTGAAGCTGGCCTGACAGCGCTGATCCCTGGACGCTTTCAACAGACTGGTAATGAAAAAGCGGTGATATTTGTTCATGATATTGATAACCAGAATGAGCGGCTGAAGCGGGTATTTTTGTCGCAGAATCACCCTGAAGATAATCAGGCTGAGGTACGTGTGGTATACGCGGATGAAGGCTATATTCGCAATAATCCGGATGGCACCCGTAACCTGGTGTTACAGGACGGTGTGCAGTATGAAGGGGTGCAAACACAAAAAGATTATCGCAAAGTTGAATTTGATGAATACCAGATTCAGATTGCTGATGAGTCGAATGAGGAACCGCGGCGTAAAGTCAGTACCCTGCCTACCGAAGAACTGTGGGATGATAATTCCACCGAGGCCAGGGCTGAACTGCAGTGGCGTCTGGCCATCCCGTTATCTATTCCATTTTTGACTCTGATAGCCGTACCGCTCAGCGCCGTCGACCCCCGCCAGGGCCGGTTTGGTAAAATGTTCCCGGCGATTTTGCTGTATCTGGGTTACTTCCTGTTGCTGCTGGCCAGCCGGCGGGTGCTGGCTGATGGCAAGCTGCCCATTGAACTGGGTTTATGGTGGGTACACATTACCATGGCGATTATCGGCGTGGTGCTGATTGCCAGAGACAGGAAAATGGGTACCGAACTGCGTGCCTGGCTTAAAAGGAAGAAATGA
- a CDS encoding RDD family protein, with protein MNREGDGPVRAGFFRRLAALIYDTLVAVAVAMCAAMVLIVVLLIALSNQWLSLQGYSDPASLIQHSWQYKLLIQSWVGAWVIGFFLWFWRNGGQTIGMRAWRLRIFSTLDEPVTWKRLIIRLVFSFGGLGTLLVLLDTKQRQSLQDRIAHTEVLFLSKQANDHKSW; from the coding sequence ATGAACAGGGAAGGTGACGGGCCTGTCCGGGCAGGATTTTTCCGCCGCCTGGCGGCGCTGATTTACGATACTCTGGTGGCAGTTGCGGTGGCGATGTGTGCTGCCATGGTCTTGATTGTAGTATTACTCATTGCGTTGTCTAATCAATGGCTGAGCCTGCAAGGGTACAGTGATCCCGCCAGTCTTATTCAGCATTCGTGGCAGTACAAGCTGCTCATTCAAAGCTGGGTGGGCGCCTGGGTGATCGGCTTTTTTCTGTGGTTCTGGAGAAATGGCGGGCAAACCATTGGCATGCGGGCCTGGCGGTTACGAATCTTTTCTACCCTTGATGAGCCGGTCACATGGAAGCGATTGATAATACGGTTGGTTTTTTCTTTCGGCGGACTGGGAACGCTATTGGTTCTGCTAGACACAAAGCAGCGGCAATCTCTGCAGGATCGCATCGCACATACTGAAGTGCTGTTTTTAAGCAAACAGGCCAACGACCATAAAAGCTGGTAG
- the lptG gene encoding LPS export ABC transporter permease LptG, translating to MFKILDLYIARTLLGTISVTLSVLVGLSALIKFVEQLRKLGEGDYDILHAALYVVLSLPRDLEEFFPMATLLGGLVGMGVLASNSELVVMQASGLSRWNIIGSAMKSAVVMILFVMALGEWVTPWAEAKAKEVRTEAISGGSLFSADQFVWAKDGEHFVSIGQVITREKLRDISIFDFNDDLSLDNITYAQSGSFDGQVWWLEEVSVTEFTDKQVSVEMQERQKWDSTLTPDKLGIVTVKPEALSIRGLFDYVAYLDNNAQDSSRYQLALWRKILQPVSISVMLLTALSFIFGPLRSVTMGARVIMGVLTGFGFFITNEVFGPLSLVYNFPPVAGAILPSLLFAAAAGVMLKR from the coding sequence ATGTTTAAAATTCTTGACCTTTATATTGCCAGAACTCTGCTGGGCACCATTTCGGTGACCTTGTCTGTTCTGGTTGGCCTGAGTGCGCTGATCAAATTTGTGGAGCAGCTGCGTAAACTGGGCGAAGGTGACTATGATATTTTGCACGCTGCGTTATACGTGGTGTTGTCACTTCCCCGTGATCTGGAAGAGTTCTTTCCCATGGCGACTCTGCTGGGAGGCCTGGTCGGGATGGGAGTGCTGGCCAGTAACAGCGAACTGGTTGTAATGCAGGCCAGCGGGCTCAGCCGCTGGAATATTATTGGGTCAGCCATGAAATCCGCGGTCGTGATGATTCTGTTTGTCATGGCGTTGGGTGAATGGGTTACGCCGTGGGCAGAAGCCAAGGCCAAGGAAGTACGCACCGAAGCGATTTCAGGTGGATCCCTGTTTTCCGCTGACCAGTTTGTATGGGCCAAAGATGGCGAGCACTTTGTCAGTATCGGTCAGGTCATCACTCGCGAAAAACTACGTGATATCAGTATCTTTGACTTTAACGACGATCTGTCGCTGGACAATATCACCTACGCACAATCCGGTTCGTTTGACGGTCAGGTCTGGTGGCTGGAAGAGGTATCAGTGACCGAGTTTACTGATAAACAGGTCTCGGTAGAAATGCAGGAGCGCCAAAAATGGGACTCCACCCTGACCCCTGACAAATTAGGCATTGTTACAGTTAAGCCCGAAGCCTTGTCGATTCGCGGTTTATTCGATTATGTGGCATATCTGGATAATAACGCCCAGGACAGCAGCCGATACCAGCTGGCCTTGTGGCGCAAGATCTTACAGCCCGTGTCTATCAGCGTTATGCTGCTCACCGCTCTGTCGTTTATCTTTGGTCCGCTACGTAGCGTGACCATGGGCGCGCGAGTCATTATGGGTGTTCTGACCGGATTTGGTTTCTTTATTACCAATGAAGTATTCGGCCCGCTCAGCCTGGTGTATAACTTCCCGCCGGTGGCCGGTGCCATACTGCCCAGCCTGTTGTTTGCCGCAGCAGCCGGAGTGATGTTAAAACGTTAA
- a CDS encoding restriction endonuclease, whose protein sequence is MINNLLAAGPDAAPFISGFFLLFAPFAFIRGRRKMQRRYKRQSLSAIKALHWRQFEQLVADTYRRQGYQVREGDSGADGGIDLTLYKGKEVVLVQCKQWKSRKVGVSIVREMFGILAASNASQFVIVTSGEFTQQARDFASGKPVTLINGAQLTRIVSKTRASTTACEAPLCPRCKQTLTTRKTTRHRHHTTTVLRCSAYPKCSYTLATR, encoded by the coding sequence GTGATAAACAATCTGCTGGCAGCCGGACCGGATGCCGCCCCTTTTATCTCTGGCTTTTTTCTGCTGTTTGCTCCATTTGCTTTTATACGGGGTCGCCGCAAAATGCAGCGTCGATATAAACGGCAAAGTCTCAGCGCAATCAAGGCGCTGCACTGGCGTCAGTTTGAGCAATTGGTTGCCGATACCTATCGCCGCCAGGGTTATCAGGTTCGTGAAGGGGATAGTGGAGCTGACGGCGGTATTGATCTGACCCTGTACAAAGGAAAAGAAGTTGTCCTTGTCCAGTGTAAACAATGGAAATCACGTAAGGTTGGTGTAAGCATTGTACGGGAGATGTTCGGTATTCTGGCTGCATCCAATGCTAGCCAATTTGTTATCGTCACCTCTGGAGAATTTACCCAGCAAGCCCGTGATTTTGCATCTGGCAAACCGGTTACACTGATAAACGGGGCTCAACTGACCAGGATTGTATCTAAAACCAGAGCCTCGACAACCGCCTGCGAAGCCCCGCTATGCCCCCGTTGTAAACAAACGCTGACAACGCGCAAAACAACACGCCACCGACATCACACTACAACAGTATTGCGCTGTTCAGCGTACCCGAAATGCAGTTATACCTTGGCAACCAGATAA
- a CDS encoding valine--tRNA ligase: protein MEKTFEPKSIEQQCYQKWEASGMFKASGHGDPYCILLPPPNVTGSLHMGHGFQQSIMDALTRYHRMKGDNTLWQVGTDHAGIATQMVVERQLNAQGKTRHDLGREDFVKKIWEWKEQSGGTITGQMRRLGTSPDWGREVFTMDDNLSDAVTEVFVKLHEEGLIYRGKRLVNWDPVLHTAVSDLEVLNEEEAGHMWHMRYPLADGSGELVVATTRPETMLGDTAVAVHPDDERYQSLIGKEIKLPITGRLIPVIADDYVDPEFGTGCVKITPAHDFNDYDMGKRHDLPMINVLTADAKINDEAPEAYRGLDRFDARKQIVSDLDDAGFLVKIEDHKLKVPRGDRTGAVIEPFLTDQWYVAVESLAKPAIEAVESGEIRFIPENWNKTYYQWMHNIQDWCISRQLWWGHRIPAWYDDSGNIYVGRDEAEVRAKHSLADDVSLSQDEDVLDTWFSSALWPFATMGWPEKTPELETFLPSSVLVTGFDIIFFWVARMIMMTKKFTGQIPFKDIYITGLIRDENGDKMSKSKGNVLDPIDLIDGIDLDALVEKRTAGMMQPQLAEKISKRTRKQFPDGIQAYGTDALRFTFAAMASTSRDINFDMGRVEGYRNFCNKIWNASRFVLMNTEGLDTGRDGGDMELSLADHWILAKFQETLKEFEQALADYRFDIAAQTAYEFTWNQFCDWYLELTKPVLNSDASSEAQKRGTRHTLINMLESVLRLLHPLMPFITEEIWQKVAPLSAVKDDTTSIMVQPFPQQISAQQDEQVLSDIEWVKRFIVGIRNIRGEMDISPNKPLDAKLRFVSQEDNRRIDLARVFIDKLAKLDSITILAEGEQAPPSATAIVGDMEILIPMAGLIDKDAELARLNKAIEKTEKDLARVQGKLSNEKFVSNAPDAVIDKERSKLDEAEKQLAKLREQHSTISAL from the coding sequence ATGGAAAAAACCTTCGAACCGAAATCTATTGAACAGCAGTGTTACCAGAAGTGGGAAGCTTCAGGAATGTTCAAAGCATCCGGGCACGGAGACCCTTATTGCATTTTACTGCCGCCGCCTAATGTCACCGGCAGTCTGCACATGGGCCATGGCTTCCAGCAAAGCATTATGGATGCACTGACCCGTTATCACCGCATGAAAGGCGACAATACGCTGTGGCAGGTGGGTACAGACCATGCCGGTATTGCCACGCAGATGGTGGTTGAACGTCAGCTAAATGCACAGGGCAAAACCCGCCACGATCTTGGCCGCGAAGATTTTGTGAAAAAAATCTGGGAATGGAAAGAGCAAAGCGGTGGCACAATCACCGGTCAGATGCGTCGTCTGGGCACATCACCTGACTGGGGTCGTGAAGTCTTCACCATGGACGATAATCTGTCTGATGCGGTTACCGAAGTCTTTGTTAAGCTACACGAAGAAGGCCTGATTTATCGGGGCAAACGCCTGGTGAACTGGGATCCGGTACTGCATACCGCGGTATCCGATCTGGAAGTGCTGAACGAAGAAGAAGCCGGCCACATGTGGCACATGCGGTATCCGCTGGCCGACGGCTCAGGTGAGCTGGTGGTGGCGACTACCCGTCCTGAAACCATGCTGGGCGATACGGCTGTGGCGGTACACCCGGATGATGAACGTTACCAGAGCCTGATCGGTAAAGAGATTAAACTGCCCATTACCGGCCGTTTGATTCCGGTGATTGCCGATGACTATGTCGACCCTGAATTTGGTACCGGTTGTGTGAAGATCACGCCTGCGCACGACTTTAACGACTATGACATGGGCAAGCGTCATGACCTGCCGATGATCAATGTGCTGACGGCAGATGCCAAAATTAATGACGAAGCGCCTGAAGCCTACCGCGGCCTGGATCGCTTTGATGCCCGCAAGCAGATTGTGTCAGATCTCGATGACGCAGGCTTTCTGGTTAAAATTGAAGATCACAAACTGAAAGTTCCCCGCGGCGATCGCACCGGTGCGGTTATCGAACCATTTTTGACTGATCAGTGGTACGTAGCGGTTGAATCACTGGCAAAGCCGGCGATTGAAGCGGTAGAGTCAGGCGAGATTCGCTTTATTCCGGAAAACTGGAATAAAACTTACTACCAGTGGATGCACAACATTCAGGACTGGTGTATTTCCCGTCAGTTGTGGTGGGGTCACCGTATTCCGGCGTGGTATGACGATAGCGGCAATATTTACGTAGGCCGTGACGAAGCAGAAGTTCGCGCGAAACACAGCCTGGCCGACGATGTGTCGTTGTCACAGGATGAAGACGTACTGGATACCTGGTTCTCCTCAGCGCTGTGGCCATTTGCCACCATGGGCTGGCCGGAAAAAACACCGGAGCTGGAAACCTTCCTGCCATCGTCTGTGCTGGTCACCGGCTTTGACATTATTTTCTTCTGGGTTGCCAGAATGATCATGATGACCAAAAAGTTCACCGGCCAGATTCCGTTTAAGGATATTTATATCACCGGTCTTATTCGCGATGAAAATGGCGATAAAATGTCGAAGTCCAAAGGTAACGTGCTGGACCCGATTGACCTGATTGACGGCATTGATCTTGATGCGCTGGTCGAAAAGCGTACCGCGGGCATGATGCAGCCACAACTGGCTGAGAAAATCAGCAAGCGTACTCGTAAGCAGTTTCCGGATGGTATTCAGGCCTACGGCACTGACGCCCTGCGCTTTACCTTTGCCGCCATGGCATCAACCAGCCGTGATATCAACTTTGATATGGGCCGGGTGGAAGGTTACCGCAACTTCTGTAACAAGATTTGGAATGCGTCACGGTTTGTGCTGATGAACACCGAAGGGCTGGACACTGGCCGGGATGGTGGTGATATGGAACTGAGCCTGGCGGATCACTGGATCTTAGCCAAGTTTCAGGAAACCCTGAAAGAGTTTGAGCAGGCTTTGGCCGACTACCGTTTCGACATTGCTGCCCAGACAGCGTATGAGTTTACCTGGAATCAGTTCTGCGACTGGTATCTGGAATTAACCAAGCCGGTGTTAAACAGTGACGCCAGCAGCGAAGCGCAAAAGCGTGGTACCCGCCATACACTGATTAACATGCTTGAAAGCGTACTGCGTCTGCTACACCCACTGATGCCATTTATTACCGAAGAAATCTGGCAGAAAGTCGCGCCGCTAAGTGCTGTAAAAGATGATACTACCAGTATTATGGTACAGCCATTCCCGCAGCAGATTTCTGCCCAGCAGGATGAGCAGGTACTGTCTGATATTGAGTGGGTGAAGCGCTTTATCGTGGGGATCCGGAATATTCGTGGTGAGATGGATATTTCTCCCAACAAACCACTGGATGCCAAGCTGCGCTTCGTGTCTCAGGAAGATAACCGGCGTATCGATCTGGCCCGGGTGTTTATCGATAAACTGGCTAAGCTGGACAGCATCACGATTTTAGCAGAAGGCGAGCAGGCACCACCTAGTGCAACTGCTATTGTCGGGGATATGGAAATACTAATTCCAATGGCGGGCCTTATCGATAAAGATGCTGAGCTGGCACGCCTGAATAAGGCCATCGAAAAGACTGAAAAGGATCTGGCACGGGTTCAGGGCAAACTGTCTAACGAGAAGTTTGTCAGTAATGCACCTGACGCTGTGATCGATAAAGAACGTAGCAAGCTGGATGAAGCTGAAAAGCAACTTGCTAAGTTGCGTGAGCAGCACAGCACGATTAGCGCGCTGTAA
- a CDS encoding TonB-dependent receptor domain-containing protein, with protein sequence MKRHTLAIVIAAAFSANAVAEKTSSVEHLQIWGTKVKSSSVYVGEQAIASKQAEHLSDLLRDIPGVDVGGTHSLNQRINVRGLDDTDLEILIDGASQNNFMFHHMGNLNINPDILESVDIQVGSNSVVHSGLGGALEFRTKSASDMLSGDDQFGGRVLAGYNSNDSQYLTLTGYGQLSDSVDALVYGSTMNRNNFEDGAGIQVLGSDGTIDNAMAKLGWDIDQYQRISVKYDTYKNHGDYTARPDMGVRTNASIGGGEVPLYDTHFDRDTLSASYELDLGAAINLRADLYKNESDLWRSYEGSETAGTSDNTGLTLIANSLTTTADIRHQFTYGVKWIKSENDSVSTSNGEITYGREETDDTGVFIEDAIDFGNGLVITPGIRYNHYDKSSQVLPGVQTWTDWQKGLGAEYAITRELSVHASTTDLFKGPQPGEIFVNEQANKVRNPNLRPETGRNTEAGFRYAAANVLGADEFRVAATAFETKVDDYIEVVDYPEDDCVGRGCLEWDQNIGTVEIDGFEASAFYGIDAFSALLTFAKSDSEKQSNVVTSEPLDREVGDSAGLTLKYYVMDYNVDLRWQWQKTFSEGEKEGYQVHNVTAVWIPQQFDHRLNITLGVDNLFDELYVSHASQTGSANHPVFGFLQLDDYEPGRNIKVSASYKF encoded by the coding sequence TTGAAAAGACACACACTTGCTATCGTTATTGCTGCTGCATTTTCTGCTAACGCTGTGGCAGAGAAAACCTCTTCGGTTGAGCACCTGCAAATCTGGGGAACAAAAGTAAAAAGCTCCTCGGTTTATGTGGGCGAACAGGCTATTGCTTCTAAGCAGGCAGAACACCTGAGCGACTTACTGCGCGATATTCCGGGTGTGGATGTAGGAGGCACGCATTCGCTTAATCAGCGTATTAATGTGCGTGGTCTGGATGATACCGACCTGGAAATTCTTATCGATGGTGCCTCCCAGAATAATTTCATGTTTCATCACATGGGCAACCTGAACATCAATCCTGATATTCTGGAGTCTGTCGACATTCAGGTTGGCTCAAACTCAGTCGTGCATTCTGGCTTAGGTGGCGCGCTGGAATTTCGAACTAAATCAGCCAGTGACATGCTAAGCGGTGATGACCAGTTTGGCGGGCGCGTACTGGCTGGTTACAACAGTAATGACAGTCAGTACCTGACATTAACTGGGTATGGCCAGCTATCTGACAGTGTAGATGCCCTGGTTTATGGCTCCACGATGAACCGCAACAACTTTGAAGATGGTGCGGGCATTCAGGTACTGGGTAGTGATGGCACTATTGATAACGCTATGGCAAAGCTGGGTTGGGACATTGATCAGTATCAGCGCATTTCAGTGAAATATGATACTTATAAAAACCATGGTGACTACACTGCCCGCCCAGACATGGGTGTGCGTACCAATGCATCGATTGGTGGTGGAGAAGTGCCCTTATACGATACCCATTTCGACCGTGATACATTAAGTGCATCCTATGAACTGGATCTAGGTGCAGCTATTAACCTGCGCGCCGACTTGTATAAAAACGAATCGGATCTGTGGCGCTCTTACGAAGGCTCAGAAACTGCCGGAACATCAGATAATACTGGTCTGACTCTGATTGCAAACTCTCTGACAACCACCGCAGACATCCGTCATCAATTCACTTATGGCGTTAAATGGATTAAGTCTGAAAATGATAGTGTTAGTACCAGCAATGGGGAGATCACTTATGGTCGGGAAGAAACCGATGACACCGGTGTATTTATAGAAGATGCCATTGATTTTGGAAACGGCCTGGTGATTACACCAGGGATTCGTTATAACCACTATGACAAGTCATCTCAGGTATTGCCTGGTGTACAAACCTGGACTGACTGGCAAAAAGGACTTGGCGCGGAATATGCCATTACCCGTGAGCTTAGTGTTCATGCCAGCACAACCGATCTGTTCAAAGGTCCTCAGCCGGGCGAAATTTTTGTCAATGAGCAGGCTAATAAAGTCCGTAACCCTAACCTTCGTCCTGAAACCGGCCGCAACACCGAAGCCGGTTTCCGCTATGCTGCAGCCAATGTTTTGGGCGCCGATGAGTTCCGCGTGGCGGCAACCGCATTTGAAACCAAAGTTGACGACTATATTGAGGTTGTTGACTACCCCGAAGATGACTGTGTGGGCCGCGGTTGTCTGGAATGGGATCAGAATATCGGTACCGTCGAAATTGATGGCTTTGAAGCCAGCGCTTTTTACGGCATCGACGCTTTCAGTGCTCTGTTAACATTTGCTAAATCAGACTCCGAAAAACAAAGCAATGTAGTTACCAGTGAGCCTTTGGATCGTGAGGTAGGTGACAGTGCAGGTCTTACCCTGAAATATTACGTCATGGACTACAACGTTGATTTACGCTGGCAGTGGCAAAAAACGTTTTCTGAGGGTGAAAAAGAAGGCTACCAGGTACACAACGTAACCGCGGTATGGATCCCGCAGCAGTTTGATCATAGGCTGAACATTACTCTAGGTGTGGATAACTTGTTCGACGAACTGTATGTATCACATGCCTCTCAAACTGGCTCAGCAAACCATCCTGTGTTTGGCTTTCTGCAACTGGACGATTATGAACCAGGCCGGAATATTAAGGTGTCAGCGTCTTATAAATTCTGA
- a CDS encoding LysR family transcriptional regulator: MLDNIRLFALAVESGSISQAAIKANLTLTTASRKLKLLEQEVGGVLFHRSKKGLKLTPLGDTYYHECAALVHALDERLVYLEQDMNRCTGPLSVLVPTNLAAGPLDLFWQQFTQRYPDIRLNVRTADPDSDMLTSGADIALRYVPVSRLTAH, translated from the coding sequence ATGTTGGACAATATCCGGCTATTTGCCCTTGCCGTTGAATCTGGCAGTATCAGCCAGGCAGCGATCAAGGCAAACCTGACCCTGACTACGGCCTCCAGAAAGCTGAAGTTGCTTGAGCAGGAGGTCGGTGGGGTGTTATTTCATCGCTCAAAAAAAGGGCTTAAATTAACACCGCTCGGTGATACTTATTACCATGAGTGTGCTGCGCTGGTGCACGCCCTTGATGAGCGGTTGGTTTACCTGGAGCAGGATATGAATAGGTGTACGGGCCCGCTAAGCGTGCTGGTACCGACTAATTTAGCTGCAGGACCACTGGATTTGTTTTGGCAACAGTTTACTCAGCGTTATCCTGATATTCGGTTAAATGTCAGAACAGCCGACCCTGACAGTGACATGCTGACCAGCGGTGCTGATATTGCGTTACGTTACGTTCCGGTAAGCAGGTTAACAGCTCATTAA
- the pepA gene encoding leucyl aminopeptidase: MEFSVKSGSPEKQRSACIVVGVFEPRRLTAVAEQLDEISDGYISNLLRRGDLEGKAGQMLLLHHVPNVLSERVLLVGCGKERELDERQYKQIIAKTIKTLNETGSMEAVCFLTELHVKGRDTYWKVRQAVEATQDSLYTFLHLKTKKGEPRRPLRKIVFNVPTRRELTVGERAIDHGLAVSAGAKVTRDVANMPPNICNPAYLWEQAQKLAADYESISAEVVDEAQMAELGMQAYLAVGRGSDNESMMSIMHHRGGPADQAPIVLVGKGLTFDAGGISLKPGDGMDEMKYDMGGAAGVLGTMHTVAQLNLPINIIGILAGCENMPDGKAYRPGDILTTMSGQTVEVLNTDAEGRLVLCDALTYVERYDPELVIDIATLTGACIIALGHHATGVMSQHNPLAHELINASEQSSDRAWRLPLWDEYQEQLESPFADMTNLGGRPAGSITAGCFLSRFTKKYTWAHMDIAGTAWRSGKNKGATGRPVPMLSQFLMNRAGINQED; encoded by the coding sequence GTGGAGTTTAGTGTAAAAAGTGGTAGCCCTGAGAAACAACGTAGTGCATGCATCGTGGTCGGGGTGTTCGAGCCACGACGCTTAACTGCAGTTGCCGAACAGCTGGATGAAATCAGCGATGGTTATATCAGTAACCTGCTGCGCCGTGGCGACCTGGAAGGTAAAGCCGGCCAAATGTTGCTGTTGCACCATGTACCCAACGTACTGAGCGAACGCGTTCTGCTGGTGGGCTGCGGTAAAGAGCGAGAACTGGATGAACGCCAGTACAAGCAGATTATTGCCAAGACCATCAAAACCCTGAATGAAACCGGTTCAATGGAAGCGGTGTGCTTTTTAACTGAACTGCATGTGAAAGGCCGTGACACTTACTGGAAAGTACGCCAGGCGGTGGAAGCCACACAGGACTCCCTGTACACCTTCCTGCATCTGAAAACCAAAAAAGGCGAGCCGCGCCGTCCGCTGCGTAAAATTGTATTCAATGTTCCGACCCGTCGTGAACTGACTGTTGGCGAGCGCGCCATTGATCACGGTCTGGCTGTCAGTGCCGGGGCTAAAGTAACCCGTGACGTTGCCAACATGCCGCCAAATATCTGCAATCCGGCTTACCTGTGGGAGCAGGCGCAAAAACTGGCGGCTGATTACGAGAGTATTTCTGCCGAAGTGGTGGATGAAGCGCAAATGGCTGAGCTGGGCATGCAAGCCTATCTGGCCGTAGGTCGGGGTTCCGACAACGAATCGATGATGAGTATTATGCATCACCGTGGTGGTCCGGCTGATCAGGCACCCATTGTGCTGGTGGGTAAAGGGCTGACCTTTGATGCAGGCGGTATTTCCCTGAAGCCAGGCGATGGCATGGATGAAATGAAGTACGACATGGGCGGCGCTGCCGGCGTGTTAGGTACGATGCATACCGTAGCGCAGCTAAATCTGCCAATCAATATCATCGGTATTCTGGCAGGTTGTGAGAATATGCCAGATGGCAAAGCATATCGCCCGGGCGATATCCTGACCACTATGTCAGGTCAGACGGTTGAGGTATTAAATACAGACGCCGAAGGCCGCCTGGTGTTGTGTGATGCGCTGACGTACGTCGAGCGTTATGACCCTGAACTGGTTATCGATATTGCTACGCTGACCGGCGCTTGTATTATTGCGCTGGGTCACCATGCTACGGGCGTGATGAGTCAGCACAATCCGCTGGCGCATGAGCTGATTAATGCCTCTGAGCAAAGCTCTGATCGTGCATGGCGCTTACCACTGTGGGATGAGTATCAGGAACAGCTGGAAAGCCCGTTTGCTGATATGACCAACCTGGGCGGACGCCCAGCCGGATCCATCACCGCTGGTTGCTTCTTGTCCCGTTTCACTAAAAAATATACCTGGGCGCACATGGATATTGCCGGCACTGCGTGGCGCAGCGGCAAAAACAAAGGCGCAACAGGCCGTCCTGTTCCGATGTTGTCACAGTTTCTGATGAATCGTGCAGGCATCAATCAGGAGGATTGA
- a CDS encoding DNA polymerase III subunit chi — protein sequence MSQVTFYQLSDEQDAGPNLACALIADAYSTKRKCTVLCASKAQAEALDDLLWQLPSNRFVPHNMAGEGPAAGTPVEICWQAGQLSRRPVLVNLSDTMPDNSQRFQQIFDFVPVAEEAKKAARIRYKQFQQAGCHMQFKSA from the coding sequence ATGTCACAGGTAACTTTTTACCAACTGTCCGACGAGCAGGATGCCGGGCCAAATCTGGCCTGCGCCCTGATTGCTGATGCGTACAGCACCAAGCGTAAGTGTACGGTGCTATGTGCGTCAAAAGCGCAGGCTGAGGCGCTGGATGATTTACTGTGGCAGCTACCGTCGAACCGGTTTGTGCCTCACAATATGGCTGGCGAAGGGCCGGCAGCAGGTACGCCGGTTGAAATCTGCTGGCAGGCTGGCCAGTTGAGCCGCCGCCCGGTGCTGGTTAACCTAAGTGATACCATGCCGGATAACAGCCAGCGTTTTCAGCAAATATTTGATTTTGTGCCGGTCGCCGAAGAGGCCAAAAAAGCCGCGCGCATTCGTTATAAACAATTTCAGCAAGCTGGCTGCCATATGCAGTTTAAGTCAGCTTAA
- a CDS encoding DUF2798 domain-containing protein, giving the protein MLHRSVFAFFMSLVLSIIMSAWVTYLNLGLTSDFIAKWLEAWILAWPAAAVCAFLFGPGVGRLTNQIVNKAMS; this is encoded by the coding sequence ATGTTGCACCGTAGTGTATTTGCATTTTTTATGTCGCTTGTGCTCAGTATTATTATGTCGGCCTGGGTGACCTACCTGAACCTGGGGCTGACATCTGATTTTATCGCAAAATGGCTCGAAGCCTGGATTCTGGCGTGGCCGGCAGCCGCCGTATGCGCCTTTTTATTTGGTCCTGGGGTGGGCAGGCTGACCAACCAAATTGTGAATAAAGCAATGAGTTAA